Below is a window of Streptomyces qaidamensis DNA.
GTCCGTCGTCGGCTTCGGCGTCGCGGCCCTCGTGCCCTTCCCCACCCGGCTGCTCGCCGAGTACGGCGACCAGTCCGTGACCGTCGCCGTCTACGCCGGGGCCGTCGCCGCGCTCGGCGCCTGCCACCTGGCGGTGGCCGCCGTCCTGGCCAGGCGCCCCTGGCTGCGCCACGGCACGCCCACCGACGCGACGACCCCGCTGTACCTCCTCGACAGCGCCACGATCGTGGTGGTCTTCCTCGTCACCGTCCCGCTGGTCTTCGTCACCGGCCCCGCCATCATGTGGCTGTGGCTCGTCCTCGTCCCGGTGAAGGTCTACCTGGGCCGGCGGCATCAGGCTCCGGGCTGACGGGACCGCTTCACGCCCGTCCGGCCACCTCCGCCCAGCTCCCGCTCCGCGCGGACCGCGCCATCGCGTCCAGCGCGGCCGCGCTGTGCACGGCGTCCGTGAGCGTCGCTCCGTGCGCGCGGCCCTCGGCGACCGACGTCAGGAAGCGGTACGCCTCGATGACCTTCAGGTCGTCGTACCCCATCGCGTTCGCCGCGCCCGGCTGAAACGCGGCGAACTCTCCGTGGCCGGGGCCGACGTGGACCGTGGTGACGGACTGGTCCTGGTACGTCGTGCCGCGGCTGACGCCGAGCTCGTTCATGCGGCGGAAGTCCCAGAACACCGCCCCCTTGGTGCCGTGCACCTCGAAGCCGTAGTTGTTCTGCTCGCCGACCGAGACCCGGCAGGCCTCCAGGACTCCGCGTGCCCCGGAAGCGAAGCGCAGCAGGCAGCTGACGTAGTCCTCGTTCTCCACCGGGCCGAGTTCACCTCCGGCGGCGCGGCTGTGGCCCGCCGTGGCGCCGGCCGGGCGGGCCCGCTCCGGGAGGAAGACCGCCGTGTCGGCGGCGAGGGACGTGATGTCGCCGAGCAGGAACCGGGCCAGGTCCACGCCGTGCGAGGCCAGGTCGCCCAGCACCCCGCTGCCGCCCCGCTCCCGCTCGTACCGCCAGGTCAGCGCGCCTTCGGGGTGGGCGGCGTAGTCGCTGAACAGCCGTACGCGGACGTGCGTGACGGTGCCGATCTCCCCGGTGGCGATCAGCTCGCGGGCCGCCTCGACGGCGGGCGCGTTGCGGTAGTTGAAGCCGACGGTGCCCTGCACTCCCGCCGCGGCCACCGCGTCCGCCACCGCACGGGCGTCCTCGGCGGTCAGGCCCACCG
It encodes the following:
- a CDS encoding TMEM175 family protein, yielding MWTSRPDGGPDRLLALADGVFAIAITLLVLDLYVPRDLEPAEYREALRRVLPDLGAYALSVAVLGSYWRDHRRIFRGVREVDGQVVALSVVGFGVAALVPFPTRLLAEYGDQSVTVAVYAGAVAALGACHLAVAAVLARRPWLRHGTPTDATTPLYLLDSATIVVVFLVTVPLVFVTGPAIMWLWLVLVPVKVYLGRRHQAPG
- a CDS encoding Gfo/Idh/MocA family protein produces the protein MVDTLGIAVVGFGWMGRVHTQAYARVRHHYPQLPLVPELVTVAEEVPGRAEGAAAQFGFASTTRDWREVAADPRVEAVSITAPNFLHREIGVAMAEAGKHIWIEKPVGLTAEDARAVADAVAAAGVQGTVGFNYRNAPAVEAARELIATGEIGTVTHVRVRLFSDYAAHPEGALTWRYERERGGSGVLGDLASHGVDLARFLLGDITSLAADTAVFLPERARPAGATAGHSRAAGGELGPVENEDYVSCLLRFASGARGVLEACRVSVGEQNNYGFEVHGTKGAVFWDFRRMNELGVSRGTTYQDQSVTTVHVGPGHGEFAAFQPGAANAMGYDDLKVIEAYRFLTSVAEGRAHGATLTDAVHSAAALDAMARSARSGSWAEVAGRA